In Pasteurella multocida subsp. multocida OH4807, a genomic segment contains:
- a CDS encoding chorismate mutase (COG1605 Chorismate mutase), which produces MSFDLSEIRQQITQVDRNLLKLLSERHRLAFDVARSKEMTQKPLRDLEREQHLLQELIQFAETQNYQLEPQYITQIFQRIIEDSVATQQVYLQKKLNAQREQNIHIAFLGKRGSYSHLAARNYATRYQEKLVELSCRSFDEIFEKVSQGEADYGVLPLENTTSGAINDVYDLLQHTDLVLVGELAYPIRHCVLVNGQEELSKIDTLYSHPQVIQQCSQFIKGLDRVHIEYCESSSHAMQLVASLNKPNIAALGNADGGPLYGLTVLKTDIANQSNNITRFIVVAKNPLNVSPQIHTKTLLLMSTAQKAGALVDALLVFKKYQINMTKLESRPIYGKPWEEMFYLEIEANIHHPETQQALNELKQYSTYLKILGCYPSEIIKPAELEQ; this is translated from the coding sequence ATGTCGTTTGATTTAAGTGAAATTCGTCAACAAATTACACAAGTTGATCGTAACCTACTGAAATTATTATCTGAACGTCATCGTTTAGCCTTTGATGTGGCACGTAGTAAAGAGATGACACAAAAACCTTTACGTGATTTAGAACGTGAGCAGCACTTGTTACAAGAGTTGATCCAATTTGCGGAAACACAAAATTACCAGCTTGAGCCGCAATATATTACTCAGATTTTTCAACGTATTATTGAAGATTCAGTTGCAACACAGCAAGTGTATTTGCAAAAAAAATTAAATGCGCAACGTGAGCAAAACATTCACATTGCTTTTTTAGGTAAACGAGGTTCTTATTCTCATCTGGCTGCACGTAATTATGCGACGCGTTATCAGGAAAAATTAGTTGAGCTCAGTTGCCGTTCATTTGATGAAATTTTTGAGAAAGTGAGTCAAGGTGAAGCAGATTATGGTGTGCTTCCACTTGAGAATACAACGTCTGGCGCCATTAATGACGTTTATGATTTGTTGCAACATACGGATTTAGTTTTAGTCGGGGAGTTAGCTTATCCTATTCGTCATTGTGTATTAGTCAATGGTCAAGAAGAACTGAGCAAAATTGATACACTATATAGCCATCCACAAGTGATTCAACAATGTAGTCAATTTATTAAAGGCTTAGATCGTGTTCATATTGAATATTGTGAAAGCAGTTCACATGCTATGCAACTCGTTGCCAGTTTAAATAAGCCGAATATTGCTGCGTTAGGGAATGCAGACGGTGGTCCATTATATGGATTGACCGTGTTGAAGACCGATATTGCTAACCAATCAAACAATATTACGCGTTTTATTGTTGTAGCGAAAAATCCGTTGAATGTTTCACCACAAATTCATACCAAAACTTTATTACTAATGAGTACAGCTCAAAAAGCTGGGGCATTAGTCGATGCATTATTAGTATTTAAAAAATATCAAATTAACATGACAAAATTGGAGTCACGTCCGATTTATGGCAAACCTTGGGAAGAAATGTTTTATTTAGAAATTGAAGCAAACATTCACCATCCAGAAACGCAACAAGCATTAAATGAACTTAAACAATATAGTACTTACTTGAAAATATTAGGTTGCTATCCAAGCGAAATTATTAAGCCTGCTGAGTTGGAGCAGTAA
- a CDS encoding hypothetical protein (COG1979 Uncharacterized oxidoreductases, Fe-dependent alcohol dehydrogenase family) produces MFNFSFQLPTIALFGQGQISSISEHIPANSRILVTTGSGSVKRNGVFAQVKRALEGYYWLEFSGIEPNPTYETLMKAVALVKQEKLDFILAVGGGSVLDGSKFIASAVHFNGEPWDILAKHAPVKRVLPIGTIMTLSATGSEMNAYAVISHQQRAEKLAFSSPLIRPVFAVLDPTTTYSLPAKQTANGVVDAFVHTFEQYMTYPVNAKIQDRFAEGVFHTLIEEGPKVLENPMDYDARANIMWAATMALNDLLGVGVPQDWASHAIGHEMTAIYGLDHAQTLALVVPALMTHQKAQKREKLVQFAQRIWGYDGQDQEEAVQVAIERTREFFEQMGVKTRFRDYAIDDSQFSVILDRLAVHQCYNLGEHQNLDRQAVKEILYSAL; encoded by the coding sequence ATGTTTAATTTTTCATTTCAGTTACCGACAATCGCCTTATTTGGTCAGGGGCAGATATCGTCTATTTCTGAACATATTCCTGCAAACTCGCGTATTTTAGTGACAACGGGAAGCGGCAGTGTAAAAAGAAATGGAGTGTTTGCACAGGTCAAGCGAGCATTAGAGGGATACTATTGGCTTGAATTTAGTGGGATTGAACCTAACCCAACTTATGAAACGTTAATGAAGGCTGTTGCATTAGTGAAACAAGAAAAATTAGATTTTATTTTGGCAGTAGGTGGAGGTTCTGTATTAGATGGCAGTAAATTTATTGCAAGTGCGGTTCATTTTAATGGCGAACCTTGGGATATTTTAGCGAAACATGCCCCAGTTAAACGTGTTTTACCAATTGGCACGATTATGACTTTATCTGCTACAGGGTCAGAAATGAATGCTTATGCAGTCATTAGCCATCAACAACGCGCAGAAAAACTGGCGTTTTCATCGCCGTTAATACGCCCTGTTTTTGCAGTTTTGGATCCAACCACAACATATTCACTTCCAGCTAAACAGACTGCTAACGGCGTTGTTGATGCATTTGTACATACTTTCGAACAATATATGACTTATCCCGTCAATGCGAAGATCCAAGATCGTTTTGCTGAGGGCGTATTTCATACATTAATTGAAGAAGGACCGAAAGTGCTTGAGAACCCAATGGACTATGATGCAAGAGCGAATATTATGTGGGCTGCAACCATGGCGCTAAATGATCTTTTGGGGGTAGGCGTACCACAAGATTGGGCTTCTCATGCCATTGGACACGAAATGACGGCAATCTATGGGCTAGATCATGCTCAAACGTTGGCGTTAGTTGTGCCTGCGCTCATGACGCATCAAAAAGCACAAAAACGTGAAAAACTTGTTCAATTTGCTCAGCGTATTTGGGGATATGATGGACAGGATCAAGAAGAGGCTGTGCAAGTGGCTATCGAACGAACTCGCGAGTTTTTTGAACAGATGGGAGTAAAAACACGTTTTCGTGATTACGCTATTGATGATAGTCAATTTTCTGTTATTTTAGACAGATTAGCGGTGCACCAATGTTATAACTTGGGGGAGCATCAAAACTTAGATCGCCAGGCTGTTAAAGAAATTTTATATAGTGCGTTGTAA